A window from Anomalospiza imberbis isolate Cuckoo-Finch-1a 21T00152 chromosome 8, ASM3175350v1, whole genome shotgun sequence encodes these proteins:
- the HNRNPH3 gene encoding heterogeneous nuclear ribonucleoprotein H3 isoform X3: MDWSGKHNGPNDTTNDGTVVRLRGLPFGCSKEEIVQFFQGLEIVPNGITLTLDYQGRSTGEAFVQFASKEIAENALGKHKERIGHRYIEIFKSSKSEIRGFSDMPRRMMGQQRPGPYDRPLGGRGGYYGAGRGSMYDRMRRGGGGYDGGYGGFDDYGGYNNYGYGNDGYDDRMRDGRGMGGHGYGAGDAGSGFHGGGHFVHMRGLPFRATENDIANFFSPLNPIRVHIDIGADGRATGEADVEFVTHEDAVAAMSKDKNHMQHRYIELFLNSTAGGGSGMGGYGRDGMDQGYGSVGRMGMGSNYSGGYGTPDGLGGYSRGSGNSGGYYGQGSMGGGGWRGMY, translated from the exons atgGACTGGAGTGGAAAACACAATGGGCCCAATGATACAACCAATGACGGAACAGTGGTACGACTCCGAGGCCTGCCATTTGGTTGCAGTAAAGAAGAAATTGTTCAGTTTTTCCAAG GGTTGGAAATCGTGCCAAATGGGATAACATTGACGCTGGACTACCAGGGGAGAAGCACAGGGGAGGCCTTCGTGCAGTTTGCTTCAAAGGAGATAGCAGAAAATGCTCTGGGGAAACACAAGGAAAGAATAGGGCACAG ATACATTGAAATCTTCAAAAGTAGTAAGAGCGAAATCAGAGGATTCTCTGACATGCCAAGAAGAATGATGGGACAACAGCGACCTGGACCATATGATAGACCATTAGGAGGAAGAGGGGGTTATTATGGAGCTGGGCGTGGAAGTATGTATGACAGAATGCGTCGAGGAGGTGGTGGATATGACGGTG GATATGGTGGCTTTGATGATTATGGTGGCTATAATAACTATGGCTATGGAAACGACGGCTATGACGACAGAATGAGGGATGGGAGAG GCATGGGAGGACATGGCTATGGAGCTGGAGATGCAGGGTCGGGGTTCCATGGTGGCGGTCATTTTGTTCACATGAGAGGGCTGCCTTTCCGAGCCACGGAAAACGATATTGCTAAC TTTTTCTCACCGTTGAACCCTATAAGAGTTCACATTGATATTGGAGCAGATGGAAGGGCTACAGGAGAGGCAGATGTGGAGTTTGTAACACATGAGGATGCAGTAGCTGCCATGTCCAAGGATAAGAATCACATGC AGCATCGATATATTGAACTGTTCCTGAATTCTACTGCTGGAGGTGGCTCTGGAATGGGAGGCTATGGCAGAGATGGAATGG ATCAAGGTTACGGCTCCGTTGGTAGGATGGGAATGGGTAGCAATTACAGTGGTGGATATGGAACTCCTGATGGCTTGGGTGGATACA GTCGTGGCAGTGGAAATAGTGGAGGATACTATGGGCAAGGCAGcatgggaggaggaggatggcgTGGGATGTATTGA
- the HNRNPH3 gene encoding heterogeneous nuclear ribonucleoprotein H3 isoform X1, which yields MDWSGKHNGPNDTTNDGTVVRLRGLPFGCSKEEIVQFFQGLEIVPNGITLTLDYQGRSTGEAFVQFASKEIAENALGKHKERIGHRYIEIFKSSKSEIRGFSDMPRRMMGQQRPGPYDRPLGGRGGYYGAGRGSMYDRMRRGGGGYDGGYGGFDDYGGYNNYGYGNDGYDDRMRDGRGLGFPIGMGGHGYGAGDAGSGFHGGGHFVHMRGLPFRATENDIANFFSPLNPIRVHIDIGADGRATGEADVEFVTHEDAVAAMSKDKNHMQHRYIELFLNSTAGGGSGMGGYGRDGMDQGYGSVGRMGMGSNYSGGYGTPDGLGGYSRGSGNSGGYYGQGSMGGGGWRGMY from the exons atgGACTGGAGTGGAAAACACAATGGGCCCAATGATACAACCAATGACGGAACAGTGGTACGACTCCGAGGCCTGCCATTTGGTTGCAGTAAAGAAGAAATTGTTCAGTTTTTCCAAG GGTTGGAAATCGTGCCAAATGGGATAACATTGACGCTGGACTACCAGGGGAGAAGCACAGGGGAGGCCTTCGTGCAGTTTGCTTCAAAGGAGATAGCAGAAAATGCTCTGGGGAAACACAAGGAAAGAATAGGGCACAG ATACATTGAAATCTTCAAAAGTAGTAAGAGCGAAATCAGAGGATTCTCTGACATGCCAAGAAGAATGATGGGACAACAGCGACCTGGACCATATGATAGACCATTAGGAGGAAGAGGGGGTTATTATGGAGCTGGGCGTGGAAGTATGTATGACAGAATGCGTCGAGGAGGTGGTGGATATGACGGTG GATATGGTGGCTTTGATGATTATGGTGGCTATAATAACTATGGCTATGGAAACGACGGCTATGACGACAGAATGAGGGATGGGAGA ggtttgggttttccaATAGGCATGGGAGGACATGGCTATGGAGCTGGAGATGCAGGGTCGGGGTTCCATGGTGGCGGTCATTTTGTTCACATGAGAGGGCTGCCTTTCCGAGCCACGGAAAACGATATTGCTAAC TTTTTCTCACCGTTGAACCCTATAAGAGTTCACATTGATATTGGAGCAGATGGAAGGGCTACAGGAGAGGCAGATGTGGAGTTTGTAACACATGAGGATGCAGTAGCTGCCATGTCCAAGGATAAGAATCACATGC AGCATCGATATATTGAACTGTTCCTGAATTCTACTGCTGGAGGTGGCTCTGGAATGGGAGGCTATGGCAGAGATGGAATGG ATCAAGGTTACGGCTCCGTTGGTAGGATGGGAATGGGTAGCAATTACAGTGGTGGATATGGAACTCCTGATGGCTTGGGTGGATACA GTCGTGGCAGTGGAAATAGTGGAGGATACTATGGGCAAGGCAGcatgggaggaggaggatggcgTGGGATGTATTGA
- the HNRNPH3 gene encoding heterogeneous nuclear ribonucleoprotein H3 isoform X2, translated as MDWSGKHNGPNDTTNDGTVVRLRGLPFGCSKEEIVQFFQGLEIVPNGITLTLDYQGRSTGEAFVQFASKEIAENALGKHKERIGHRYIEIFKSSKSEIRGFSDMPRRMMGQQRPGPYDRPLGGRGGYYGAGRGSMYDRMRRGGGGYDGGYGGFDDYGGYNNYGYGNDGYDDRMRDGRGFPIGMGGHGYGAGDAGSGFHGGGHFVHMRGLPFRATENDIANFFSPLNPIRVHIDIGADGRATGEADVEFVTHEDAVAAMSKDKNHMQHRYIELFLNSTAGGGSGMGGYGRDGMDQGYGSVGRMGMGSNYSGGYGTPDGLGGYSRGSGNSGGYYGQGSMGGGGWRGMY; from the exons atgGACTGGAGTGGAAAACACAATGGGCCCAATGATACAACCAATGACGGAACAGTGGTACGACTCCGAGGCCTGCCATTTGGTTGCAGTAAAGAAGAAATTGTTCAGTTTTTCCAAG GGTTGGAAATCGTGCCAAATGGGATAACATTGACGCTGGACTACCAGGGGAGAAGCACAGGGGAGGCCTTCGTGCAGTTTGCTTCAAAGGAGATAGCAGAAAATGCTCTGGGGAAACACAAGGAAAGAATAGGGCACAG ATACATTGAAATCTTCAAAAGTAGTAAGAGCGAAATCAGAGGATTCTCTGACATGCCAAGAAGAATGATGGGACAACAGCGACCTGGACCATATGATAGACCATTAGGAGGAAGAGGGGGTTATTATGGAGCTGGGCGTGGAAGTATGTATGACAGAATGCGTCGAGGAGGTGGTGGATATGACGGTG GATATGGTGGCTTTGATGATTATGGTGGCTATAATAACTATGGCTATGGAAACGACGGCTATGACGACAGAATGAGGGATGGGAGA ggttttccaATAGGCATGGGAGGACATGGCTATGGAGCTGGAGATGCAGGGTCGGGGTTCCATGGTGGCGGTCATTTTGTTCACATGAGAGGGCTGCCTTTCCGAGCCACGGAAAACGATATTGCTAAC TTTTTCTCACCGTTGAACCCTATAAGAGTTCACATTGATATTGGAGCAGATGGAAGGGCTACAGGAGAGGCAGATGTGGAGTTTGTAACACATGAGGATGCAGTAGCTGCCATGTCCAAGGATAAGAATCACATGC AGCATCGATATATTGAACTGTTCCTGAATTCTACTGCTGGAGGTGGCTCTGGAATGGGAGGCTATGGCAGAGATGGAATGG ATCAAGGTTACGGCTCCGTTGGTAGGATGGGAATGGGTAGCAATTACAGTGGTGGATATGGAACTCCTGATGGCTTGGGTGGATACA GTCGTGGCAGTGGAAATAGTGGAGGATACTATGGGCAAGGCAGcatgggaggaggaggatggcgTGGGATGTATTGA
- the HNRNPH3 gene encoding heterogeneous nuclear ribonucleoprotein H3 isoform X6: MDWSGKHNGPNDTTNDGTVVRLRGLPFGCSKEEIVQFFQGLEIVPNGITLTLDYQGRSTGEAFVQFASKEIAENALGKHKERIGHRYIEIFKSSKSEIRGFSDMPRRMMGQQRPGPYDRPLGGRGGYYGAGRGRYGGFDDYGGYNNYGYGNDGYDDRMRDGRGMGGHGYGAGDAGSGFHGGGHFVHMRGLPFRATENDIANFFSPLNPIRVHIDIGADGRATGEADVEFVTHEDAVAAMSKDKNHMQHRYIELFLNSTAGGGSGMGGYGRDGMDQGYGSVGRMGMGSNYSGGYGTPDGLGGYSRGSGNSGGYYGQGSMGGGGWRGMY; this comes from the exons atgGACTGGAGTGGAAAACACAATGGGCCCAATGATACAACCAATGACGGAACAGTGGTACGACTCCGAGGCCTGCCATTTGGTTGCAGTAAAGAAGAAATTGTTCAGTTTTTCCAAG GGTTGGAAATCGTGCCAAATGGGATAACATTGACGCTGGACTACCAGGGGAGAAGCACAGGGGAGGCCTTCGTGCAGTTTGCTTCAAAGGAGATAGCAGAAAATGCTCTGGGGAAACACAAGGAAAGAATAGGGCACAG ATACATTGAAATCTTCAAAAGTAGTAAGAGCGAAATCAGAGGATTCTCTGACATGCCAAGAAGAATGATGGGACAACAGCGACCTGGACCATATGATAGACCATTAGGAGGAAGAGGGGGTTATTATGGAGCTGGGCGTGGAA GATATGGTGGCTTTGATGATTATGGTGGCTATAATAACTATGGCTATGGAAACGACGGCTATGACGACAGAATGAGGGATGGGAGAG GCATGGGAGGACATGGCTATGGAGCTGGAGATGCAGGGTCGGGGTTCCATGGTGGCGGTCATTTTGTTCACATGAGAGGGCTGCCTTTCCGAGCCACGGAAAACGATATTGCTAAC TTTTTCTCACCGTTGAACCCTATAAGAGTTCACATTGATATTGGAGCAGATGGAAGGGCTACAGGAGAGGCAGATGTGGAGTTTGTAACACATGAGGATGCAGTAGCTGCCATGTCCAAGGATAAGAATCACATGC AGCATCGATATATTGAACTGTTCCTGAATTCTACTGCTGGAGGTGGCTCTGGAATGGGAGGCTATGGCAGAGATGGAATGG ATCAAGGTTACGGCTCCGTTGGTAGGATGGGAATGGGTAGCAATTACAGTGGTGGATATGGAACTCCTGATGGCTTGGGTGGATACA GTCGTGGCAGTGGAAATAGTGGAGGATACTATGGGCAAGGCAGcatgggaggaggaggatggcgTGGGATGTATTGA
- the HNRNPH3 gene encoding heterogeneous nuclear ribonucleoprotein H3 isoform X4, which translates to MDWSGKHNGPNDTTNDGTVVRLRGLPFGCSKEEIVQFFQGLEIVPNGITLTLDYQGRSTGEAFVQFASKEIAENALGKHKERIGHRYIEIFKSSKSEIRGFSDMPRRMMGQQRPGPYDRPLGGRGGYYGAGRGRYGGFDDYGGYNNYGYGNDGYDDRMRDGRGLGFPIGMGGHGYGAGDAGSGFHGGGHFVHMRGLPFRATENDIANFFSPLNPIRVHIDIGADGRATGEADVEFVTHEDAVAAMSKDKNHMQHRYIELFLNSTAGGGSGMGGYGRDGMDQGYGSVGRMGMGSNYSGGYGTPDGLGGYSRGSGNSGGYYGQGSMGGGGWRGMY; encoded by the exons atgGACTGGAGTGGAAAACACAATGGGCCCAATGATACAACCAATGACGGAACAGTGGTACGACTCCGAGGCCTGCCATTTGGTTGCAGTAAAGAAGAAATTGTTCAGTTTTTCCAAG GGTTGGAAATCGTGCCAAATGGGATAACATTGACGCTGGACTACCAGGGGAGAAGCACAGGGGAGGCCTTCGTGCAGTTTGCTTCAAAGGAGATAGCAGAAAATGCTCTGGGGAAACACAAGGAAAGAATAGGGCACAG ATACATTGAAATCTTCAAAAGTAGTAAGAGCGAAATCAGAGGATTCTCTGACATGCCAAGAAGAATGATGGGACAACAGCGACCTGGACCATATGATAGACCATTAGGAGGAAGAGGGGGTTATTATGGAGCTGGGCGTGGAA GATATGGTGGCTTTGATGATTATGGTGGCTATAATAACTATGGCTATGGAAACGACGGCTATGACGACAGAATGAGGGATGGGAGA ggtttgggttttccaATAGGCATGGGAGGACATGGCTATGGAGCTGGAGATGCAGGGTCGGGGTTCCATGGTGGCGGTCATTTTGTTCACATGAGAGGGCTGCCTTTCCGAGCCACGGAAAACGATATTGCTAAC TTTTTCTCACCGTTGAACCCTATAAGAGTTCACATTGATATTGGAGCAGATGGAAGGGCTACAGGAGAGGCAGATGTGGAGTTTGTAACACATGAGGATGCAGTAGCTGCCATGTCCAAGGATAAGAATCACATGC AGCATCGATATATTGAACTGTTCCTGAATTCTACTGCTGGAGGTGGCTCTGGAATGGGAGGCTATGGCAGAGATGGAATGG ATCAAGGTTACGGCTCCGTTGGTAGGATGGGAATGGGTAGCAATTACAGTGGTGGATATGGAACTCCTGATGGCTTGGGTGGATACA GTCGTGGCAGTGGAAATAGTGGAGGATACTATGGGCAAGGCAGcatgggaggaggaggatggcgTGGGATGTATTGA
- the HNRNPH3 gene encoding heterogeneous nuclear ribonucleoprotein H3 isoform X5 produces MDWSGKHNGPNDTTNDGTVVRLRGLPFGCSKEEIVQFFQGLEIVPNGITLTLDYQGRSTGEAFVQFASKEIAENALGKHKERIGHRYIEIFKSSKSEIRGFSDMPRRMMGQQRPGPYDRPLGGRGGYYGAGRGRYGGFDDYGGYNNYGYGNDGYDDRMRDGRGFPIGMGGHGYGAGDAGSGFHGGGHFVHMRGLPFRATENDIANFFSPLNPIRVHIDIGADGRATGEADVEFVTHEDAVAAMSKDKNHMQHRYIELFLNSTAGGGSGMGGYGRDGMDQGYGSVGRMGMGSNYSGGYGTPDGLGGYSRGSGNSGGYYGQGSMGGGGWRGMY; encoded by the exons atgGACTGGAGTGGAAAACACAATGGGCCCAATGATACAACCAATGACGGAACAGTGGTACGACTCCGAGGCCTGCCATTTGGTTGCAGTAAAGAAGAAATTGTTCAGTTTTTCCAAG GGTTGGAAATCGTGCCAAATGGGATAACATTGACGCTGGACTACCAGGGGAGAAGCACAGGGGAGGCCTTCGTGCAGTTTGCTTCAAAGGAGATAGCAGAAAATGCTCTGGGGAAACACAAGGAAAGAATAGGGCACAG ATACATTGAAATCTTCAAAAGTAGTAAGAGCGAAATCAGAGGATTCTCTGACATGCCAAGAAGAATGATGGGACAACAGCGACCTGGACCATATGATAGACCATTAGGAGGAAGAGGGGGTTATTATGGAGCTGGGCGTGGAA GATATGGTGGCTTTGATGATTATGGTGGCTATAATAACTATGGCTATGGAAACGACGGCTATGACGACAGAATGAGGGATGGGAGA ggttttccaATAGGCATGGGAGGACATGGCTATGGAGCTGGAGATGCAGGGTCGGGGTTCCATGGTGGCGGTCATTTTGTTCACATGAGAGGGCTGCCTTTCCGAGCCACGGAAAACGATATTGCTAAC TTTTTCTCACCGTTGAACCCTATAAGAGTTCACATTGATATTGGAGCAGATGGAAGGGCTACAGGAGAGGCAGATGTGGAGTTTGTAACACATGAGGATGCAGTAGCTGCCATGTCCAAGGATAAGAATCACATGC AGCATCGATATATTGAACTGTTCCTGAATTCTACTGCTGGAGGTGGCTCTGGAATGGGAGGCTATGGCAGAGATGGAATGG ATCAAGGTTACGGCTCCGTTGGTAGGATGGGAATGGGTAGCAATTACAGTGGTGGATATGGAACTCCTGATGGCTTGGGTGGATACA GTCGTGGCAGTGGAAATAGTGGAGGATACTATGGGCAAGGCAGcatgggaggaggaggatggcgTGGGATGTATTGA